One genomic window of Lepeophtheirus salmonis chromosome 5, UVic_Lsal_1.4, whole genome shotgun sequence includes the following:
- the P5CDh1 gene encoding delta-1-pyrroline-5-carboxylate dehydrogenase, mitochondrial, producing the protein MRSIVGKRSLCAFKNQFAKSISSVVPKSDVQVKDFQIKNEPILGYLPGSEERKEVEASLSKYANVTTECPIIIGGKEYRTDNVQYQVMPHDHSKKVAKFYYATPELINKAIETSLEAKKEWGRIPIQDRIDLFMKVSDQMSKEYRGDLNATTMLGQSKTIIQAEIDSACEIIDFFRFNCFFSKELLNYQPISEDPSTTLNMMRYRSLDGFIASVSPFNFTAIAGNLAYTPSIMGNGTVWKPSDTAILSNHLIYEIFKKAGFPDGLVNFVPSDGLTFGKTITASPNLAAVNFTGSVPTFQWLWKAVGENISNYTGFPKLVGECGGKNYHFVHPSAEVETVVKSTIRSAFEYQGQKCSACSRVYAPKSLWPKIKEGLIETQKSLKVGDVQEFDTFMSAVIDRKSFDRNKSYIDHAKSGPNTQIIAGGTYDDSKGFFIQPTIVETTDINDKIFKEEIFGPIVSVFVYDDKDAAKYVQEIGTHTPYALTGAIYCQEEDFAQEAARILRHTAGNFYVNDKSTGSVVGQQPFGGDRLSGTNDKAGGPHYMLKWASAQSIKQTFVPLHDVEYPYMKS; encoded by the exons ATGAGGTCCATTGTAGGGAAACGCTCACTCTGTGCTTTTAA AAATCAATTTGCCAAGTCCATCTCTTCGGTTGTACCCAAGTCAGATGTTCAAGTcaaggattttcaaataaagaatgaGCCTATCCTAGGCTATCTGCCCGGAAGTGAAGAGAGAAAAGAAGTTGAGGCTTCACTATCCAAGTATGCTAATGTGACCACGGAGTGTCCCATAATTATTGGTGGAAAAGAGTATAGGACAGACAATGTTCAGTATCAAGTCATG cctCATGACCACAGCAAAAAAGTTGCAAAGTTTTACTATGCCACACCAGAATTGATCAATAAAGCAATTGAAACGTCGCTAGAAGCTAAGAAAGAATGGGGTAGAATACCCATCCAGGACCGGATTGATCTCTTTATGAAAGTGTCTGATCAAATGAGCAAGGAATATAGAGGGGACCTAAATGCTACTACAATGTTGGGTCAATCCAAGACTATTATTCAA GCCGAAATTGATTCTGCTtgtgaaataattgatttttttcgatttaattgtttcttttcTAAAGAGCTCCTAAATTATCAACCCATCAGTGAGGATCCATCAACTACCTTGAATATGATGAGGTATCGATCTCTAGATGGCTTTATAGCCTCCGTTTCTCCCTTCAATTTTACGGCTATTGCTGGAAATTTGGCATATACTCCCTCAATTATGGGTAATGGAACGGTTTGGAAACCAAGTGACACGGCCATACTTTCCAATCATCTAATTTACGAAATATTTAAGAAGGCTGGATTCCCTGATGGTCTTGTCAATTTTGTTCCTTCAGATGGACTTACCTTTGGCAAGACCATTACAGCTAGCCCTAATTTAGCTGCCGTTAATTTTACTGGATCTGTACC aaCATTTCAATGGCTCTGGAAAGCTGTGGGAGAAAACATTAGCAATTACACGGGATTTCCCAAGTTGGTTGGTGAATGTGgaggaaaaaattatcattttgttcATCCAAGTGCTGAGGTTGAAACAGTGGTTAAATCTACTATTCGATCAGCATTTGAATATCAGGGTCAAAAGTGCTCTGCTTGCTCTAGAGTCTACGCACCTAAATCCTTATGGCCAAAG ATTAAAGAAGGCTTAATTGAGACTCAAAAGTCGCTTAAAGTGGGAGATGTTCAAGAATTCGACACATTTATGAGTGCTGTCATTGACAGAAAGTCATTTGATCGCAACAAGAGCTACATCGACCATGCAAAGAGTGGACCCAATACTCAGATCATAGCCGGTGGTACTTATGATGATtccaaaggtttttttattcaaccaaCCATCGTTGAAACAACTGATATTAATGACAAGATtttcaaagaagaaatatttgggCCCATTGTATCTGTATTTGTATATGACGACAAAGATGCTGCCAAATATGTTCAGGAGATTGGAACTCATACTCCCTATGCTTTAACTGGTGCTATTTACTGTCAAGAAGA gGATTTTGCTCAAGAAGCAGCTAGAATATTACGACACACAGCTGGTAACTTTTATGTTAATGATAAATCCACAGGATCAGTGGTTGGACAGCAACCATTTGGTGGCGATAGACTCTcag ggaCAAATGATAAGGCTGGCGGTCCTCATTATATGCTGAAATGGGCATCAGCTCAATCCATCAAACAAACTTTTGTACCTCTTCACGATGTTGAATATCCTTATATGAAAAGTTAA